A stretch of DNA from Cryptomeria japonica chromosome 4, Sugi_1.0, whole genome shotgun sequence:
AACACCACCTAACCCATGAAACCACACCCTTATCCGGCGGAAATCATTCACAAGATTCCCATTTGTCTTTCGCTTCAGACATCGATAATAAATTAATTCTCATGTTATAGCCATGTAAAATTCTCATTTGAATTTTATAAGTATTGTCTATGAAAGTAATATCTGTGGCAATTTCTGGGCGTTGGCGAGAACCCAAAATTGTTGAACTCCAGGCGGTGATTCCTCTGAAGCGGTTTTAGTTTGTAATCGTAAGCCTCTCTTCTATTAAGAAACTCAGGAAACTTGCAGCCGAGGTTAGTATTAGAGCTTTTCTTTTTGAGGTTGAATCCTCTCTGTTCGTAAGCAATGTCAATATCTCATTGTTTAGGCTCATCATTAAGGATATCATTTGGGGCACCCGTCAAGTATGCTCTGCCTTCAATATCCCCCAATTATAAGAAGAATCTGTGTTTTAGAAAACCCATTTACAGAAAACTATTAGTTTCTGCAAATTCCCCTGCCCTCATGACTACATGCGTTCGAGCTGTCGAAAAGATTCCCCCAAAGCTTCATGACATCGTAAAATTGTTTGAGGGGGTCTCTGAACCTCGTTCAAAGTATGAACAACTGATGCACTATGGGAAAAAATTAAAACCCCTGGCGAAAGAATTCCAGACCAAGGAAAACAAAGTTGAAGGGTGTGTTTCCCAGGTGTGGGTCAGGGCATTCCTGGATGATAACAAAGTTTATTTTGAGGCAGATTCGGACTCTGTTTTGACAAAGGGTCTGGCTGCCCTTTTAGTAGAGGGGCTTTCTGGGTCTTCTCCTGCTCAAATTCTTGGCGTTACCCCTGATTTTGTACATAGGTTGGGTCTTAAACAGAGCTTGACACCTTCTCGCAACAATGGGTTTTTGAATATGCTTAAATTAATGCAGAGGAAGACACTTCAGGTTTACTTGGAGGCTGAAAAGGCAGGGAGTTCAAAGGATGTTAACTCCAATGACCTGGATGTCAATGGAGTTAATGTTGTTAATGAGGTAAAAGAAGAGGCTCCTGTTGGAATTGAGGAAAAAGAGATTGATTCCGTTGGGTCAGCTGTAACTTCTAGACTGGACAGAATTAGGCAGAGATTAGAAACAGAATTGGAGCCCATGGTGTTGGAGATAGAGGATGTTTCACATCAACATGCAGGTCATGCAGCAATGCAGGATCAGGCCAAGGAGACTCATTTCAATGTCAAAATTGTTTCGGCCAAATTTGAAGGACTTAGTCTTGTGAAACGTCATAGACTTGTATATGAACTCTTGAATGCAGAGCTGCAAAGTGGGTTGCATGCCCTGTCTATTACAGTAAAAACACCACTCGAAATGGAAAGTATGTAACCTTTGTGTGAATAGAGGAGGCTTCCTTGTGGTCTTTACGAAAATGAAGAAGTGATTCTAAGGAAACATGCCAGTTTTTATAGTTCTATATTTTTGGCTCTTTCATTGCCTCCTGACAGACAGCTTTTCATTTATACGGAGTACGTCCAATTATTGTTTAGCACTTCTTCCGGTTCCTCAAAATGGCTATGGATTTGTAAGCAAAAAGATCATTTGTAATCTTCTGAAAGAGTTTCACTGTATTGTGGAATGGAGCTTCAGAAATTTTGAGGAAAATAGTCAATGTGAGCCaatccttatagaaatgccaaaacCCTCACTCTCATTTGCTGGTACTGTACCTGTTATCATTTTGTAGTCCAGTCTTGCCTTTAAATGCTCTTGCATATGCTCATTTCATCTTCATATTTAATTTTTAGAATCCATTCATTCTGGGCGATCATTATTGGATTGAAAAGCATCCATTTCATGATTAGGCTCAAAAGTAGTTGTTCATAAGAGATAAGAATAGCATATACGTACATGTGAGATCACTTAGCCGTCTTAGACTGGTTCCACTGAATAGTTAATGGATGCCAACAAAGTCAAATCTGCTCAATGCGTTGACTGAAACTTATTTTGTAGCTACTGAGATACCTGAAAATCTTGTATTCAAATTTTTTTGACTACTGTAAAATGAAAGCATGTTCGATACAAAATATCAAGGATTGAGTTGTGATTATGTCCTGAAATCTTCCAAATAATGTTGATTTACTTGTGTAGTAATTTAATACATGATTTTTTACTTTATGCGAGTAAAAATTTTGAGTCATGATTTCTTATGTTTACTAGTGTTTGTCTACTAGCTCTCTAATACTTAAGGCATTTGCAGAAtttgaaatataataaaaaatgcaacCTTTCATCTGTTTCCTTAGATAATTTTTATCTGTTTTAAAAGCCTGGCTAAGTTATGACATTGTCAGACTCAGTCACACTtcattgattttcttcaaattagaTTTCCATCATTTTTTTTTCTCATCATTTCCGTTGCCCCCCACTCTTCTGAACTTGCCAATATGCGTCCAAGGCATTTTTATTTTCTGCGTGAAAAAACTACGAGAGGAAATGACTTTCATAGCTACTTTTCCTTATAGTCCTGATGCTATTGGAAACTGATTCAATGGTTTTATAAATATTTCACAGAAGAATTCAATGTGACCACACTTTCAGTGACTTAAGTTTTGATGCATGTTACCAAGAAATTGACTTTAAAGCAGATTGAATGTTCAATGATCTGCAAGGACATCTTACAAACCCATAACATAGCAGGGACAAAAAGCTGAGAAAAGTTTTGGATGTGAACACATTCCTCCTAAGTATCAGCCACAAATGGTTTTTCAGGGACAATAAAATGGAATCCCAGGAAAAGCACAAAAACATTATGAGCATTCCCATTCTGTATCATGTACCATTGTTATCAAGTGTGAAAACGTATAGAGGCTAAGTGCTAACATGGGAACCGTTTAAGACTTgctttttctatgcaaaattgcAATTGTGTCAACTAGAAATTAAATACTTAAGTAAAAAGTACTTTACATATGCTAGAAGAAATGTACTCGCATCTCATCTTGCTTGTCATGTCTACCCTTTCAAAGACTAATTTGTATTATTTTGTTCAGCTTTTATATTACAGATTTATTGTGAATTATTTTTGTTCAACATTTCAACTTTGTAATCAAATtgtgtattttaattttttattttaactaAGAATTTATCACACATAATGAATAAGTAACAAAATACCCTGATGTAGAGCATATGGAATCAATGCTCTGCAGGGAATGGGTGGAgagagagatgaaattattttgaagtttgaagatataagaacaatcatgaatgctgaTGTATCAACATCCCATCTTCTACTAGTTTATTGACCACATAGAATGATGCTTTACATTGATGGaattatgcattcaatgcacaagcgAGCATCTTGTTTTAAAATTTATGTCCAAGTTAAGAGGCAGATTGTCCCAGAAAGGGGAAATCAAATGGAAATTTACTGTACACTAGTTGCAATCCAATACTAGAATAGATTCTCCCCAATTTTTGTCGCAGGAACCTAAAATCTTAATGCTACCAAAACTGCAGCAAATTCTTAACTATTGCCATCCATGTCCCAAGGTTGAATACATTTTTACAGTGCCCAACCAAGTGAATTATTATCATCTATTGCTCCTTCCAACTAAttagattgcttgcaaaattatttgTTCATCTTCTTGTAGGTTCCtccctttctttttaattttaagcAAGTGGGTATAAATAATGGTCCATTTGTGGTACCTTCACTTGCATCTTTAGCTTTAGAAGACCCTTGGCGCATTTGATCAGAAAAGTAACTCACTTTGCCACGTACTTTTTGTATGTAGAAATACTTTTGGTGCAAAATAATCTTTAATGCATTTTAAAGCGATCCCCAAAATAACTAGAAATGCTTTTATACCTTAAATTTGCATAATTCCCTTTTCCAATATTCGTGCTCGCTTAACTGGCTATGACTCACACATTGTAGACTTGACATTTTAACTTGCTATCTATAAATAACACCAGTTTCCACAGGCAATTATAAAGTGCATAATTAACTAGATGTCCTTGAGACTCGCTTGGAGAGTTTTGTCTATCACATCATTTATCCTGTTAACCAACAAACCGTTCACTCACTTTTCAAAAAGTTGTGTTACGAAGTTATAAATAAGCCAGTTGTTCCAAGTCCAGCACGAGTGTACATGATTTCAAAGTAAATTcacattttcaaaaaataattgGCCATACTGCCGAAAACTGCCAATGTCTGAATTACACAATATACAAGAATTTTGTATTTAGAAGTTTGGCTAATATTTTTGATTGTGGTCTCTTACATCCCATATGGCATAGATCATAGTTGGAAAACTCAGCAAGTTGCAAGCACTTGTGGGTTATTTTTTGAAACCAGTACTCAGAGAGGAAATTTACAGGTTAGAGGAGCCAAGTTTTCAGCAAGTTGTGGTAGTAATACTCGGTGAGGCCACACCTGCAACTCGCTGGACATGAAACAGGTAACCCAATGTAGCAAAAATTGCACCAAAATTTCAGCATAAACACTGAAAGAGGCAATTTTCTGGCATTTGAGTTTTCTATGCAAACTGGAGTTAAATACACAGTTTGTTGCTTTTTCTAAAATTATAAAAATGACACACACCATGAAGGTCTCTGTGGTTTCAAGGCCTTCATTTGGGCTTGGTGGCAGGGCCTCCACCCTTCAATTCCACCATGAGCTACAAAAGGAAAGATGCAAGGTCCCCTGCCAaactcatttgatacattttgtagCTGTATTTTCCAaaagtttttctttttaaaaaatttgactattttttccaGTTGCCAGATTTAACCAAGTCCGAGGTTGAAAACTATGGCATAGACTATATTCCATAACAAAAGTCTAAGAACCACACTACAAGATATGGAAGGTCAAGTTGGGTAATGGAGGATTTAAAACTGCATTTATCCTCTAGTTCTGTGTTAGTGCCCGGATCATCAACTTTTAACAACCTGGTTTCCAGTTACAGAATTGTGGACTTTCTAACCAAGTCTTTCTGAGTCTATGGTCTCCCTGTTTTGCATAGTCTGTAATCGACATGAAATTTTTTCGAAGTATCATGCAGTTTAGGACCTGAGGTACTTTTTAGTCTTGCAATATTTCTTGTGCCCTGTATGTTGCAGTCTGAAGTGATG
This window harbors:
- the LOC131063584 gene encoding sufE-like protein 1, chloroplastic/mitochondrial, which produces MSISHCLGSSLRISFGAPVKYALPSISPNYKKNLCFRKPIYRKLLVSANSPALMTTCVRAVEKIPPKLHDIVKLFEGVSEPRSKYEQLMHYGKKLKPLAKEFQTKENKVEGCVSQVWVRAFLDDNKVYFEADSDSVLTKGLAALLVEGLSGSSPAQILGVTPDFVHRLGLKQSLTPSRNNGFLNMLKLMQRKTLQVYLEAEKAGSSKDVNSNDLDVNGVNVVNEVKEEAPVGIEEKEIDSVGSAVTSRLDRIRQRLETELEPMVLEIEDVSHQHAGHAAMQDQAKETHFNVKIVSAKFEGLSLVKRHRLVYELLNAELQSGLHALSITVKTPLEMESM